A single window of Polaribacter sp. SA4-10 DNA harbors:
- a CDS encoding TonB-dependent receptor, which translates to MKQKNYLKLIIVTVFFALCYVKSTAQTGTISGVITDDYGLYMPGANLYIESIKKGTVSDFNGRFTLVQVPIGNQDLKITYLGYTDVVETVEVIKGKTTALKFVMKTDNNVLEEVIISTSTGGEAKALNKQKSNLNITNVISTDQIGKFPDANIGDAIKRIPGITMQLDQGEARNIIVRGLSPQLNSVTLNGSRIPSAEGDNRNIQMDLIPSDMIQSIEVNKAVTPDMDADAIGGSVNLVTRTAPQNFRLSATGGSGLNFINDKRILNGSLLLGDRSKNGKFGWMISASVNDSDFGSDNFEADWDNKFEYNTGVQDTDAEDILEKVDVNPYAKEFQIRKYLVQRIRRSFSANLDYQLNSSNHLYFKSMYNWRDDRENRFRLKQEIKDGEDIAADEFTITNNNLVSFPVDVKRETKGGINNSRNKNRRLEDQRMQNYTLGGDHLFGNVEIDWMASFAKASEERLNERYVTFEYDGDDPIIVNNDVSNLKSPNYTPVNQQVANNLNDFVLDELSEQNQYTDEKDFNIFTNFKLPLQVFNSENGFLKFGFRARLKDKQRNNNFYEFKDAFEDTYSNLSIVNTRDYSQNDFLAGSQYQAGIFATPEWLGNAPLSTADGEIVYDEFLGENFKAKENVYAAYIMTEQKLLDKLTALVGVRIENTNNKTTGNIIEYNEDGDYDSHTPTTEENTYTNVLPGLHLKYNFNRNTILRFAYTNTIARPNYIDLVPFRNIVREDEEISIGNSNLDPAKSLNFDLMAEHYFSNVGIVSGGLFYKNIKDFAYVSVTEATDNSLGADTNGFDVFRPKNGEDASVFGIELAFQRKLDFLPSFAKNLNIYLNYTYLTSHANGINNEDGDERTDMTLPNTSPNMFNGSLGYDDGKFTARISSNFADAYLDEIGSNEFTDRYYDKQFFLDINVGYAITKQLRVYADLTNLTDQPLRYYQGAKNRTMQAEYYGKRLTFGLKYDIFKKSKESKSN; encoded by the coding sequence ATGAAACAAAAAAACTATCTGAAATTAATTATTGTAACGGTATTCTTTGCCTTATGTTATGTGAAGTCGACTGCTCAAACAGGAACTATTAGTGGTGTTATTACTGATGATTACGGCTTGTATATGCCAGGAGCAAACCTTTATATTGAAAGTATTAAAAAAGGAACAGTTTCTGACTTTAATGGACGATTTACTTTAGTGCAAGTACCTATTGGAAATCAAGACTTGAAAATTACATACCTTGGTTATACAGATGTAGTGGAAACAGTTGAAGTAATTAAAGGTAAAACTACAGCATTAAAATTTGTAATGAAGACAGACAATAATGTTTTAGAAGAAGTAATTATTTCAACAAGTACGGGTGGAGAAGCAAAAGCTTTGAACAAACAAAAATCAAATTTAAATATTACCAATGTAATTTCTACCGATCAAATTGGTAAATTTCCTGATGCTAATATAGGTGATGCAATAAAACGTATACCAGGTATTACGATGCAACTAGACCAAGGTGAAGCTCGTAACATAATTGTTCGTGGTTTATCACCACAATTAAACTCGGTAACGCTAAATGGTAGTCGTATTCCATCTGCCGAAGGAGATAATAGAAATATACAAATGGATTTAATTCCGTCTGATATGATACAGTCCATCGAGGTAAACAAAGCCGTAACGCCAGATATGGATGCAGATGCGATTGGTGGTTCGGTAAATTTAGTAACTCGTACAGCACCTCAAAACTTTAGACTATCGGCAACTGGTGGTTCTGGTTTAAACTTTATTAATGACAAAAGAATTTTAAACGGATCTTTATTATTAGGTGACAGAAGTAAAAACGGTAAATTTGGTTGGATGATTTCTGCATCGGTAAACGATTCGGATTTCGGTTCAGATAACTTTGAAGCAGATTGGGATAATAAGTTCGAATACAATACTGGAGTTCAAGATACAGACGCAGAAGATATTTTAGAGAAAGTAGATGTTAATCCGTATGCAAAAGAATTTCAAATTAGAAAGTACTTGGTGCAACGTATTCGTCGTAGTTTTTCTGCAAACTTAGATTATCAGTTAAACAGTAGCAACCACTTGTACTTTAAGTCAATGTACAATTGGCGTGATGACCGTGAAAACCGTTTCCGTTTAAAGCAAGAAATTAAAGACGGTGAAGATATTGCTGCCGATGAGTTTACAATTACAAATAATAACCTTGTAAGTTTTCCTGTAGATGTTAAAAGAGAAACAAAAGGAGGAATTAACAACAGTAGAAATAAAAATCGTCGTTTAGAAGATCAACGTATGCAAAATTATACGCTTGGTGGAGATCATTTATTTGGCAATGTAGAAATAGATTGGATGGCATCTTTTGCTAAAGCATCAGAAGAGCGTTTAAACGAACGTTATGTTACTTTTGAGTATGACGGAGATGACCCAATTATTGTAAACAACGATGTTTCTAATTTAAAATCCCCAAATTACACACCTGTAAACCAGCAAGTGGCAAATAATTTAAACGATTTTGTTTTAGATGAACTTTCAGAACAAAATCAATATACCGATGAAAAAGATTTTAACATTTTCACGAACTTTAAACTGCCTTTACAGGTGTTTAATAGTGAAAACGGATTCTTAAAATTCGGATTTAGAGCTCGTTTAAAAGACAAGCAACGTAATAATAATTTCTATGAATTTAAAGATGCGTTTGAAGATACGTATTCTAATCTGAGTATAGTTAATACAAGAGATTATTCACAAAACGATTTTTTGGCAGGAAGTCAATATCAAGCAGGAATATTTGCAACCCCAGAGTGGTTGGGTAATGCGCCCTTAAGCACAGCAGACGGAGAAATTGTGTATGATGAGTTTTTAGGTGAAAACTTTAAAGCCAAAGAAAATGTATACGCAGCTTATATAATGACAGAACAAAAACTGTTAGATAAGTTAACAGCTTTGGTAGGTGTTCGTATTGAAAACACCAACAACAAAACAACCGGAAATATTATAGAGTATAACGAAGATGGCGATTACGATTCTCATACACCTACTACAGAAGAAAATACATATACAAATGTTTTACCGGGGCTTCATTTAAAATATAATTTTAATAGAAATACCATTTTGCGTTTTGCATACACCAACACTATTGCAAGACCTAATTATATAGATTTAGTTCCATTTAGAAATATAGTTAGAGAAGATGAAGAAATAAGTATTGGTAATTCAAATTTAGACCCTGCAAAATCATTGAACTTTGATTTAATGGCAGAACATTATTTCTCAAACGTAGGTATAGTGTCGGGTGGTTTATTCTATAAAAACATTAAAGATTTTGCGTACGTATCCGTTACAGAAGCAACTGATAATAGTTTAGGTGCAGATACAAACGGATTTGATGTATTTAGACCTAAAAATGGTGAGGATGCTTCCGTTTTTGGTATTGAATTAGCTTTTCAACGTAAACTAGATTTCTTACCAAGTTTTGCTAAAAACCTAAACATTTACTTAAATTATACCTACTTAACATCTCATGCTAATGGTATTAATAACGAAGATGGAGATGAAAGAACCGATATGACATTGCCAAACACTTCACCAAATATGTTTAACGGTTCGTTAGGCTATGACGATGGAAAATTCACAGCACGTATTTCTAGTAATTTCGCTGATGCGTATTTAGATGAAATAGGTTCAAATGAATTTACAGATAGATACTACGATAAGCAATTCTTTTTAGATATAAATGTTGGATATGCAATTACTAAGCAATTGAGAGTTTATGCAGACTTAACCAATTTAACAGACCAACCATTACGCTACTACCAAGGAGCAAAAAATCGTACTATGCAAGCTGAGTATTATGGTAAAAGATTAACTTTTGGTTTAAAATATGACATATTCAAAAAATCAAAAGAATCAAAAAGCAACTAA
- a CDS encoding phytase — protein sequence MKKQILLTIASIVIISCKNGSKLPPINPDVITEQTINDTDDPAIWVNPKDASKSIVFGTDKKTNGAIYAFDLDGKIIEEKTIRNIKRPNNVDLAYGFNLNDSIKVDVIAFTEREKQQIRLFSVPDMKPLDNGGFKVFTDTTEPEFNLPMGIALYKSPKTEKLYAIVSRKTGPLENYLYQYEIYADSTGTHSKLVRKFGEFSGKKEIEAIAVDNELGYVYYSDEQHCIRKYLAEPSASSEEIACFGGDKFLEDIEGIAIAKIDENNGYIIVSNQQLGEFNIFDRQTNEFIKAVNLTTTASDGCDVVTVPLGAKFPNGLFVAMNDNKEFYFYDFKKIIE from the coding sequence ATGAAAAAACAAATCCTATTAACGATAGCATCAATAGTAATTATTTCTTGTAAAAATGGAAGTAAATTACCACCAATAAACCCCGATGTAATTACAGAACAAACCATTAATGATACAGATGACCCTGCTATTTGGGTAAATCCTAAAGACGCATCAAAAAGTATTGTTTTTGGTACAGATAAAAAAACAAACGGGGCTATTTACGCATTCGATTTAGATGGAAAGATTATTGAAGAGAAAACCATTAGAAATATAAAGCGACCAAACAATGTAGATTTAGCATATGGTTTTAACCTAAACGATAGCATAAAAGTTGATGTAATCGCTTTTACCGAACGTGAAAAACAACAAATTCGATTGTTTTCTGTGCCAGATATGAAACCATTAGATAATGGTGGATTTAAAGTATTTACAGATACAACCGAGCCAGAATTTAATTTACCAATGGGTATTGCGCTATACAAATCGCCAAAAACAGAAAAGTTATATGCAATTGTAAGCCGTAAAACAGGTCCGTTAGAAAACTATTTATATCAATATGAAATATATGCTGATTCAACAGGAACTCACTCTAAATTGGTTAGAAAGTTTGGTGAGTTCAGCGGAAAAAAAGAAATTGAAGCTATAGCTGTTGATAACGAGTTAGGATATGTATATTATTCAGATGAACAACATTGCATCAGAAAGTACCTTGCAGAACCTTCTGCTTCTAGCGAAGAAATTGCGTGCTTTGGTGGCGATAAATTTTTAGAGGATATTGAAGGAATTGCGATTGCAAAAATCGATGAAAATAATGGATATATTATTGTTTCAAATCAGCAATTAGGTGAGTTTAATATCTTTGACCGTCAAACAAATGAATTTATTAAAGCCGTAAATTTAACGACTACTGCATCAGACGGATGTGATGTTGTAACAGTACCTTTAGGAGCTAAATTTCCTAACGGGTTATTCGTTGCGATGAATGACAATAAGGAGTTTTATTTTTATGATTTTAAAAAAATTATTGAGTAG
- a CDS encoding PhoX family phosphatase, protein MKYDRRKFIEFLGKASLGTLIIPPFLVSCGNTTTPIKNKQITDETFKRLKNIALENLAPTTKDDLVLTKGLNYHTIIKWGDSISDNDTFGFNNDFTCFIPLDKNNPKDGLLWVNHESVNSLFVCDFDENKYDNPEKQRTKKQVDLELYNVGGSIIRITEINGRWQVVHNDPHNRRITGKTPIKLNWDTTIKGESTVMGTNSNCSGGITPWNTFISCEENYDGFWGETRYDENNTATHIPSDHGWEHFYNAPPEHYGWVVEINPKDGTAQKHVALGRFSHECCTLYELADQRVVAYSGDDSNDEHLYKFISSKPNSLKEGTLYVADTINGKWLPLDWETQPALKDKFKDQTEVLIRAREASKLVGATPLNRPEDIEIDPITGHIFITLTNNKPKNDYNGSILKIEETNGAFDALTFKASIYKAGGEENGFSCPDNLAFDMAGNLWMTSDISSSAMNKPDKPYMPFKNNSLFVIPRYGEDAGKVIRVASAPTDAELTGPWFSPDGKTLFLSVQHPGDETKDIKNPTSKFPFDADGIPKPTVVAIQGDLIEKMNFLKQIESS, encoded by the coding sequence ATGAAATACGATAGAAGAAAATTTATTGAGTTTTTAGGTAAAGCAAGTTTAGGCACTTTAATAATACCTCCTTTTTTGGTTAGCTGTGGTAATACAACAACGCCAATTAAAAATAAGCAAATAACAGATGAAACGTTTAAACGCTTAAAAAATATTGCACTAGAAAACTTAGCCCCAACAACTAAAGACGATTTGGTTTTAACAAAAGGGCTTAATTATCACACCATCATAAAATGGGGCGATAGCATAAGCGACAATGATACTTTTGGCTTTAATAATGATTTTACTTGTTTTATTCCGTTAGATAAAAACAATCCAAAAGATGGTTTATTATGGGTAAATCATGAATCGGTAAATTCACTTTTTGTGTGTGATTTTGATGAGAACAAATACGATAACCCCGAAAAGCAACGTACAAAAAAACAAGTAGACTTAGAATTGTATAATGTTGGCGGAAGTATTATTCGTATAACAGAAATAAACGGACGATGGCAAGTTGTACATAATGACCCTCATAACAGGCGAATTACAGGAAAAACACCTATAAAACTAAATTGGGATACAACTATAAAAGGTGAATCTACTGTAATGGGTACTAATAGTAATTGTTCGGGCGGCATTACACCGTGGAATACATTTATATCTTGTGAAGAAAACTATGACGGATTTTGGGGAGAAACCAGATACGATGAAAATAATACAGCAACTCATATACCAAGCGACCACGGATGGGAACATTTTTATAATGCACCGCCAGAACATTATGGTTGGGTGGTAGAAATAAATCCAAAAGACGGTACAGCTCAAAAACACGTCGCTTTGGGTAGATTTTCACACGAGTGTTGTACGTTATATGAATTAGCAGACCAACGCGTAGTTGCCTATTCAGGAGATGATAGCAATGATGAGCATTTGTATAAGTTCATTTCATCAAAACCCAATTCATTAAAAGAAGGTACCCTTTATGTTGCTGACACAATAAACGGAAAATGGCTTCCATTAGATTGGGAAACACAACCAGCTTTAAAAGATAAATTTAAAGACCAAACCGAAGTATTAATTAGAGCACGAGAAGCTTCTAAATTAGTAGGAGCTACACCATTAAATCGTCCAGAAGATATTGAAATAGATCCTATTACTGGGCATATTTTTATCACATTAACAAATAACAAGCCTAAAAACGATTACAACGGTTCTATTTTAAAAATAGAAGAAACTAACGGTGCATTTGACGCCCTCACTTTTAAAGCATCAATCTACAAAGCCGGTGGCGAAGAAAACGGGTTTTCTTGCCCTGATAATTTAGCATTTGATATGGCAGGCAACCTTTGGATGACGTCAGATATATCTAGTAGTGCAATGAATAAACCGGATAAACCGTATATGCCTTTTAAGAACAACAGTTTGTTTGTAATACCAAGATACGGGGAAGATGCAGGAAAAGTAATTCGAGTAGCATCAGCACCAACCGATGCAGAATTAACAGGACCTTGGTTTTCACCAGATGGTAAAACCCTATTTTTAAGCGTTCAGCATCCTGGAGACGAAACAAAAGATATTAAAAACCCAACCAGTAAATTTCCCTTTGATGCTGATGGCATACCAAAACCAACTGTTGTTGCTATTCAAGGTGATTTAATTGAGAAAATGAACTTTTTAAAACAAATTGAAAGTAGCTAA
- a CDS encoding P-II family nitrogen regulator, protein MKKIEAIIRPSKLKAVQLGLKAAGIPCNTVIPVKGSGLQKTYTERYRGTEQSMILQTRIMLISIVSDDNLETAIEVILDNASENLVGDGKIFVYHVEDAIRIRTRTSGIEAIK, encoded by the coding sequence ATGAAAAAAATAGAAGCAATTATAAGACCCTCAAAATTAAAAGCAGTTCAATTAGGTTTAAAGGCTGCTGGAATACCATGTAACACTGTGATTCCTGTAAAAGGTAGTGGTTTGCAAAAAACATATACAGAACGGTATCGTGGTACAGAACAATCTATGATTCTACAAACTAGAATTATGTTGATTAGCATAGTTAGTGATGATAATTTAGAAACTGCTATTGAAGTAATTCTAGATAATGCATCTGAAAACTTAGTGGGTGATGGAAAAATATTTGTGTACCATGTAGAAGATGCTATTCGTATCCGAACAAGAACTAGTGGTATTGAAGCCATTAAATAA
- a CDS encoding ammonium transporter has product MSVVATVTIEQPELISAIDTIWVAICAAIIFFMEGGFALLEAGFVRSKNAMSIIAKVIIDITFGGIAFYMVGFGIAYGNSNGWFAFDMGITTEDLGLGLTVSNKLFWFIQLGFAIAAISIVSGAVAERMKIWTYAVYVFIFCAIMYPLVANWVWNPNGWLAVRGFNDFAGSAAVHAMGGFSALAAAIVLGPRIGKYSKDGEANAIPGHNLPLAAVGAFILWFGWFAFNPGSTLGAVGNWELIGTVAANTFLASAAGGISTMFYTYFRYGQIDITMTINGVLAGLVAITAGCNVVDTNSAIIIGLFAGVLVDIAVLYIDKLKIDDPVGAIAVHGVNGLFGALAVGLFATDGGLFFGGGAAMLGTQALGVLVIGAFSFTVTFVLMKIMKKTIGIRISKQEEAAGIDAVSFGVEAYSTFE; this is encoded by the coding sequence ATGAGTGTAGTAGCAACAGTAACAATAGAACAACCAGAATTAATAAGTGCAATAGACACTATTTGGGTAGCAATTTGTGCTGCAATTATCTTCTTTATGGAAGGTGGTTTTGCCTTATTAGAAGCAGGTTTTGTAAGATCAAAAAATGCAATGAGTATTATTGCAAAGGTAATTATAGACATCACTTTTGGAGGAATTGCTTTTTATATGGTCGGCTTCGGAATTGCATATGGAAATTCTAATGGTTGGTTTGCTTTTGATATGGGAATTACAACTGAAGATTTAGGCTTGGGGTTAACAGTATCCAATAAGCTATTCTGGTTTATACAGTTAGGTTTTGCCATTGCAGCCATTTCTATTGTATCTGGTGCTGTAGCAGAACGTATGAAGATTTGGACGTATGCGGTATATGTATTTATTTTCTGTGCAATAATGTATCCTTTAGTAGCAAATTGGGTTTGGAATCCTAATGGATGGTTAGCTGTAAGAGGTTTTAATGATTTTGCCGGTTCTGCAGCTGTACATGCTATGGGTGGTTTTTCTGCTTTAGCAGCAGCAATTGTTTTAGGACCAAGAATAGGAAAATATTCAAAAGATGGTGAAGCAAATGCCATTCCAGGACATAATTTACCTTTAGCGGCAGTAGGTGCTTTTATTTTATGGTTTGGTTGGTTTGCATTTAATCCTGGTTCTACTTTAGGAGCTGTTGGTAATTGGGAGTTGATTGGTACCGTTGCAGCAAATACATTTTTAGCGTCTGCAGCAGGTGGAATTTCAACCATGTTTTATACCTATTTTAGATATGGTCAGATAGACATTACAATGACAATTAACGGAGTATTAGCTGGTTTAGTAGCTATTACAGCGGGTTGTAATGTTGTAGATACCAATTCTGCAATTATAATAGGCCTCTTTGCGGGTGTTCTAGTAGATATTGCTGTATTATATATTGATAAATTAAAAATTGATGATCCTGTTGGAGCAATTGCTGTACATGGTGTAAATGGTTTATTTGGCGCGTTAGCGGTAGGTTTATTTGCAACAGATGGTGGGTTGTTTTTTGGCGGTGGAGCAGCAATGTTAGGTACACAAGCATTAGGTGTTCTGGTAATAGGAGCTTTTTCTTTTACAGTAACTTTTGTATTGATGAAAATTATGAAAAAAACAATTGGTATTCGAATTTCTAAACAAGAAGAAGCTGCAGGAATTGATGCTGTATCATTTGGTGTAGAAGCATATTCAACTTTTGAGTAA
- a CDS encoding translation factor GTPase family protein has protein sequence MKMYDEKHIKNVVFVGAHNSGKTTLAETMLYEAGIINRRGSIEAKNTVSDYHEIEHERQASVFATPLHTAWRNYKINIIDTPGLDDYIGEIISSIKVSDTITTVINAKNGVEIGTEIIWNYIDKYHKPTLFVINQIDHKDADFENSFNSIKKLVGNNAIKIHYPLVVDGSQCIIDVLKMKMYKFGAQGGKPEKLKIPENQKEIANQLHNELVEKAAENDEELMELYFDKGTLNEDEMRAGIKAGMLNHDVFPVFCVSALKDMGTGRLMGFIDNVAPSAADLKPEQSVEGNEIKRNKDAEPVLFVFKSIYQPNLGQITFFKVKAGEVSVNDKLINSRTGETETINQLYIMDGKNKEAVDTLTTGDIGATTKLKATKTNDTLATKKEGFTIKPIVYPDSRVVKAVSAENANQEEKLSESLKRLQSQDPTIVMKYSNETKETLLGCQGELHLATITWTLENVYGVKAIFKKPKIQYRETIQRSATANYRHKKQSGGSGQFAQVHLKIEPWYEGIQEPEGFNIRGKEVVDLTWGGKLVFYNCIVGGAIDTRYLPSVVKGILEVMESGPLTDSYVRDIRVLLFDGKMHAVDSNDISFKIAAAHAFKEAFLNANPKLLEPTQEIAVKVPEEMVGNVMTELQSRRAMILGIENQDNYQILKCITPAAELFGFSTVLRSITQGKATFNSKFSAYQTVPTAIQRELVAS, from the coding sequence ATGAAAATGTATGATGAAAAACACATTAAAAATGTGGTGTTTGTAGGAGCCCATAACAGTGGTAAAACTACTTTAGCAGAAACCATGCTTTATGAAGCAGGAATTATTAACAGAAGAGGAAGTATAGAAGCTAAAAATACAGTTTCAGATTATCATGAAATAGAACATGAAAGACAAGCTTCTGTTTTTGCAACACCTTTACATACAGCGTGGAGAAATTACAAAATTAATATTATAGACACCCCTGGTTTAGATGATTATATTGGCGAAATCATTTCTTCAATAAAAGTTTCAGATACAATTACTACCGTGATAAATGCAAAAAATGGAGTAGAAATTGGAACAGAAATTATATGGAATTATATAGATAAATACCACAAACCAACGCTGTTTGTAATCAATCAAATAGATCATAAAGATGCCGATTTTGAAAACAGTTTTAACAGCATAAAAAAACTCGTTGGTAATAATGCTATAAAAATTCATTATCCTTTAGTTGTTGATGGAAGTCAATGTATTATTGATGTTTTAAAGATGAAAATGTACAAGTTTGGTGCGCAAGGAGGGAAGCCAGAAAAATTGAAAATTCCAGAAAACCAAAAAGAAATTGCAAATCAATTACACAATGAGCTGGTAGAAAAAGCGGCAGAAAATGACGAAGAATTAATGGAACTTTATTTTGATAAAGGCACCTTAAATGAAGATGAAATGAGAGCAGGAATAAAAGCAGGGATGTTAAATCATGATGTTTTTCCTGTGTTTTGTGTTTCTGCATTAAAGGATATGGGTACAGGTAGGTTAATGGGTTTTATAGACAATGTTGCGCCATCAGCTGCAGATTTAAAACCAGAACAAAGTGTAGAAGGAAATGAAATAAAACGGAACAAAGATGCGGAACCTGTTTTGTTTGTTTTTAAATCTATCTACCAACCAAATCTAGGACAAATTACCTTTTTTAAAGTAAAAGCTGGAGAAGTTAGCGTGAATGATAAATTGATTAATAGTAGAACAGGAGAAACAGAAACTATTAACCAGTTATACATTATGGATGGTAAAAATAAAGAAGCAGTAGATACATTAACTACAGGAGATATTGGTGCAACCACCAAATTAAAAGCGACAAAAACCAATGATACTTTGGCAACTAAAAAAGAAGGATTTACAATCAAACCCATTGTGTATCCAGATTCTAGAGTTGTAAAAGCGGTATCTGCTGAAAACGCGAATCAAGAAGAGAAATTAAGTGAATCTTTAAAGCGATTACAATCTCAAGATCCAACAATTGTTATGAAGTACTCTAATGAAACAAAAGAAACACTTTTGGGCTGTCAGGGAGAATTGCATTTGGCCACTATAACTTGGACATTAGAAAATGTTTATGGTGTAAAAGCAATTTTTAAAAAACCTAAAATTCAATATAGAGAAACAATACAACGTTCTGCAACAGCAAATTACAGACATAAAAAACAATCTGGAGGTTCTGGTCAGTTTGCACAAGTACATCTAAAAATTGAACCTTGGTATGAAGGCATTCAAGAACCAGAAGGGTTTAATATTAGAGGTAAAGAGGTTGTAGATTTAACTTGGGGAGGAAAATTAGTATTCTATAATTGTATTGTTGGTGGCGCAATAGACACCCGTTATTTACCTTCTGTTGTAAAGGGAATTTTAGAAGTTATGGAATCTGGACCTTTAACAGATTCGTATGTTAGAGATATAAGAGTACTGCTTTTTGATGGAAAAATGCACGCTGTAGATTCTAATGATATTTCTTTTAAAATAGCTGCTGCACATGCGTTTAAAGAAGCTTTTTTAAATGCAAACCCTAAGTTGTTAGAGCCAACACAAGAAATAGCTGTAAAAGTACCAGAAGAAATGGTTGGTAATGTTATGACAGAGTTACAATCTCGAAGAGCTATGATTTTAGGAATTGAGAACCAAGATAATTATCAAATTTTAAAATGTATCACACCCGCCGCAGAACTGTTTGGTTTTTCTACTGTATTGCGTTCTATAACACAAGGAAAAGCAACCTTTAATTCAAAGTTTTCTGCATACCAAACAGTACCTACTGCTATTCAAAGAGAATTAGTAGCATCCTAA
- a CDS encoding DUF805 domain-containing protein has translation MNWYLKVLRDLTDFTGRSRRKEYWMFTLINFVINSMLSLIMHGTIISEETSIIEVGYAIVLLVPSIAVAIRRMHDVGKSGWYALIPIYNLILACTDSEPESNKWGENPKGNGNDDEINSIGRE, from the coding sequence ATGAATTGGTATTTAAAGGTATTAAGAGACCTTACAGATTTTACAGGAAGATCTAGAAGGAAAGAATATTGGATGTTTACTCTTATAAATTTTGTTATAAATAGTATGTTGTCTCTAATTATGCATGGAACAATAATTTCTGAAGAAACTTCAATTATAGAAGTTGGATATGCAATTGTTTTATTAGTTCCATCTATTGCAGTAGCAATTAGAAGAATGCATGATGTTGGAAAAAGTGGTTGGTACGCTTTAATACCTATTTACAATCTAATTTTGGCGTGCACAGATAGTGAGCCAGAATCAAATAAATGGGGAGAAAACCCTAAAGGAAACGGAAATGATGATGAAATTAATTCTATTGGAAGAGAATAA
- a CDS encoding multidrug effflux MFS transporter has product MQIKKKSEIEFIIVMASLMSLVALSIDALLPALNDIGISVGIIDSKNNQLLVTMIFLGLGFGQLISGPLSDSFGRKPVIYVGFIVFAFASLVCVFSTSIEMMVFGRILQGIGLSAPRTISIAMIRDRFSGNHMAKVMSFVVVIFILVPVVAPAIGKIMLDLYGWKFIFYSQLLFGFFVMLWVWKRQPETLKIENRKKVTASLFVDGIKEFLKHKYAVVFTLFSGFITGSFMVYLSASQQIFQEQYNLVEEFPFIFAGLAIGVGLATFLNGTFVMRLGMFKLVSIFTTLFTIIPLVYVLLYYGEPNPSSTVLIAFFVLEFFALGFLFGNTRALAMEPIGHIAGIGAAINGFVSTIMAVPIATYIGSFINTTALPLFAGFFVCGTFALLLIQYLKFSDKK; this is encoded by the coding sequence ATGCAAATTAAAAAGAAATCTGAAATAGAATTTATTATAGTAATGGCGTCTTTAATGTCTTTGGTGGCATTATCTATAGATGCTTTACTGCCTGCATTAAATGATATCGGTATTTCTGTAGGAATTATAGATTCTAAAAATAATCAGTTATTAGTTACCATGATTTTTTTAGGCTTAGGATTTGGACAATTAATTTCTGGGCCATTATCAGATAGTTTTGGTAGAAAGCCTGTAATTTATGTTGGTTTTATAGTTTTTGCCTTTGCCAGTTTAGTTTGTGTTTTTTCAACGAGTATAGAAATGATGGTTTTTGGAAGAATTTTACAAGGAATTGGACTTTCTGCACCTAGAACTATAAGTATCGCTATGATTAGAGATCGTTTTAGCGGAAATCATATGGCAAAAGTAATGTCTTTTGTTGTCGTAATTTTTATTCTTGTTCCTGTAGTTGCACCTGCAATTGGTAAAATAATGCTCGATTTATATGGATGGAAATTTATTTTTTACAGTCAATTATTATTTGGTTTTTTTGTAATGCTTTGGGTTTGGAAACGCCAGCCAGAAACATTAAAAATAGAAAATAGAAAAAAAGTGACAGCTTCCCTTTTTGTTGATGGAATAAAAGAGTTTTTAAAACACAAATACGCTGTTGTTTTTACCTTATTTTCAGGTTTTATCACAGGTTCTTTTATGGTTTATTTAAGCGCTAGTCAGCAAATTTTTCAAGAACAATATAATTTAGTTGAAGAGTTTCCTTTTATTTTTGCAGGTTTAGCAATTGGTGTTGGTTTAGCCACATTTTTAAACGGAACCTTTGTAATGCGATTAGGCATGTTTAAACTGGTCTCTATCTTTACAACACTGTTTACTATAATTCCTCTTGTATATGTACTTTTGTATTACGGAGAACCAAATCCTAGTAGTACGGTTCTAATAGCATTCTTTGTTTTAGAGTTTTTTGCTTTAGGGTTTTTATTTGGAAACACCAGAGCATTGGCAATGGAACCAATTGGTCATATTGCAGGAATTGGCGCAGCTATAAATGGATTTGTTTCTACTATTATGGCAGTTCCTATTGCAACTTATATTGGTAGTTTTATAAACACAACTGCTTTACCTTTGTTTGCAGGTTTTTTTGTTTGTGGAACTTTCGCTCTTTTATTAATTCAGTATTTAAAATTTTCTGATAAAAAATGA